The following proteins come from a genomic window of Lineus longissimus chromosome 18, tnLinLong1.2, whole genome shotgun sequence:
- the LOC135502619 gene encoding uncharacterized protein LOC135502619 produces MERLKELTQLGKEMGLTAKDLKAFVTEQQNAEREERVSEREKEREEREAERREKEREQKDREREEDRKERELEHQRRLELLQEQQKLAVSTAKTTTSTTKVTPKTPRLPTFDETKDDMDAYLHRFERYAEAQSWDKDQWGVNLGALLMGKALEVYSRLSSTEAMDFQKLKEALLVRFDLTVDGFQKRFRSAKPDAGETFGQFTTRLRNYLDRWQELAKASATFEGIVDLFMREQFLRVCAPELKLFLRERVPNSVKGMAILADQYREARGGNILNILYRPRATVGPDPRQPEQVKQVSVRNTPTANSAGNRSDSSFGQKQGSFYKDTRKCNYCGKIGHIARFCHTRLAAASMRAEGQPTEMDSSGGEASDHEVSYCMGVTPTTGSVLNSVTGGNPTLISTNCSSSITHTGGGLNSMPVHSGKIDGHPAVLRVLRDTGCSGVVIRKDLVDPARYLGTTQRCTLIDGSTLTVPMAAVAVDTPFYKGKVEAMCMEKPLYDIIIGNIEGAREPGDPDLDWTVAAVLTRAQKKREKMDLKPLRVPKIVGDLEDKEIFRIEQATDPSLTKFHQYAKDGTQKRNKYGAVTSYRYKKSLLYRKFVSPRVDNGKEYLQLLLPVKFRVKVMYLAHDSLMAGHLGRRKTYHRVLDEFYWPGIQSEVTRYCRSCDLCQRFIPKGRVLKVPLGKMPLMGSPFERVALVLIGPLFPPTDRGNRYILTFMDYATRYPEAIALPKIETERVAEALVDIYSRLGVAEEILTDLGSQFIADLMKEVSRLLSFQRTTTTPYHPQCNGLVEKFNGTLKQMLKKIYGHEDLDQEVKTTYQYVFDLRNRLEETLKLAQDNLKGAAKKQKQYFDKRTRVRQMSEGDEALVLLPINANKLLMQWRGPYKVVKKINAMDYRLMMDGKERTFHINMLKQYIPRARDQVAVVVEDGEEQCAVVLESVEAEPPEVETQLPRLEDQVVDKVGETMEDVHICGDLRPEQIEEVKEILCSYQDVLTDSPGRTTVLSHDVRLTTSDPVRVRPYPIPFSMVEVVKHEIENMLDMGVIEPCDSPYSSPVVIVKKKDGSNRFCIDFRRINQITVFDPEPMADVESIFAKLAGCKYISKFDLSKGYWQVPLTEQAKEVSSFSVPFGHFRFKVMPFGMVNAPATFNRLMRVVLKGAESADNFMDDVMLGTIPWSEHLRAIVDFLTRLRDAGLTARPSKIYIGYSSLDCLGHVVGNDSLAPMLDKLEAIEQAPVPTTKKQVRSFLGLSGFYRKFIPHYSELASPLTDLTKKGQPNKVGWSEVQETAFRKLKRALCSKPILRLPALNEMFILRTDASDKGLGAVLLQVVDGVKLPIAYASKKLLPREQNYATVELECLAVVWGVHKFHRYLYGVEFILETDHQPLTFLKRNKASNSRLMRWALLLQPYRFNVRAIRGVDNVGADYLSRT; encoded by the exons AGCTAAGACCACCACCAGCACCACCAAAGTTACGCCAAAGACTCCGAGACTTCCCACATTTGACGAGACAAAGGATGACATGGATGCCTATCTTCATCGTTTTGAGCGTTATGCAGAGGCCCAATCGTGGGACAAAGACCAATGGGGTGTAAATCTTGGGGCCCTGCTGATGGGAAAAGCATTAGAGGTCTACTCCCGCCTCTCATCGACTGAGGCCATGGATTTCCAGAAGTTGAAGGAGGCGCTGTTGGTCCGTTTTGATTTGACCGTGGATGGTTTTCAGAAGAGGTTTCGGTCAGCCAAGCCAGACGCAGGGGAAACCTTTGGACAGTTTACCACTCGCCTAAGGAACTATTTAGACCGATGGCAGGAGTTGGCGAAAGCGAGTGCAACTTTTGAGGGAATCGTTGACCTGTTTATGCGAGAACAGTTTCTCCGTGTCTGTGCACCAGAGTTAAAGCTATTCTTACGGGAGAGAGTCCCAAACTCTGTCAAGGGTATGGCAATATTAGCTGATCAGTACAGAGAGGCAAGGGGAGGTAACATCCTGAATATTCTTTACCGGCCTAGAGCAACGGTCGGGCCAGATCCCAGGCAGCCTGAACAAGTAAAGCAGGTCTCTGTGAGGAACACTCCAACTGCTAACAGTGCTGGAAACAGATCAGATTCATCATTTGGTCAGAAACAGGGTAGCTTTTATAAGGATACGAGGAAATGTAACTACTGTGGTAAAATTGGTCACATAGCCAGGTTTTGTCATACTCGACTTGCAGCAGCAAGTATGAGAGCTGAGGGACAGCCTACTGAGATGGATTCCAGCGGGGGTGAAGCCTCTGATCATGAGGTGTCTTACTGTATGGGAGTGACTCCAACGACGGGTTCAGTTCTCAATTCCGTCACTGGTGGGAACCCAACCCTCATATCCACAAACTGCTCATCGTCAATTACTCACACAGGTGGTGGCCTGAATAGTATGCCGGTCCACTCAGGGAAAATTGACGGACATCCCGCGGTGCTAAGGGTGTTGAGAGACACTGGGTGCAGTGGAGTTGTTATTAGGAAGGACTTGGTTGATCCGGCCCGTTACTTAGGAACGACTCAGCGATGTACCCTCATAGATGGATCGACCTTGACAGTTCCGATGGCTGCAGTGGCCGTTGACACACCCTTCTATAAGGGGAAGGTTGAGGCGATGTGCATGGAGAAGCCGTTGTATGACATCATAATTGGTAACATCGAAGGGGCAAGGGAACCCGGAGACCCGGATCTCGATTGGACAGTTGCAGCGGTATTGACTCGAGCACAGAAAAAGCGTGAGAAGATGGATTTGAAGCCACTTAGAGTACCGAAAATAGTTGGTGACCTGGAAGACAAGGAAATATTCCGGATCGAACAGGCAACTGATCCTTCACTTACCAAGTTCCACCAATATGCAAAGGATGGAACGCAAAAGCGGAACAAGTATGGGGCGGTGACATCTTACAGATATAAGAAATCGCTGTTGTATCGAAAGTTTGTTTCGCCAAGAGTGGACAATGGAAAGGAGTATCTTCAGCTCCTGCTGCCAGTGAAGTTCCGTGTCAAGGTGATGTACTTGGCCCATGACTCTCTCATGGCAGGGCATTTAGGCCGCAGGAAGACCTATCATCGAGTATTGGACGAGTTCTACTGGCCTGGGATACAGTCAGAAGTGACTCGTTACTGCCGTTCCTGTGACCTATGCCAGCGCTTTATCCCGAAGGGCAGGGTTCTAAAGGTACCACTAGGAAAGATGCCGTTGATGGGTTCACCTTTTGAGCGTGTGGCTCTGGTTTTGATTGGACCCCTGTTTCCGCCAACTGACAGAGGCAACCGCTACATCCTTACATTCATGGACTACGCAACCAGGTACCCGGAAGCAATCGCACTACCTAAGATTGAGACAGAACGGGTGGCGGAGGCTTTAGTTGATATTTACAGTCGACTGGGTGTGGCTGAAGAAATACTGACCGACTTAGGTTCGCAGTTTATCGCTGATTTGATGAAGGAAGTGAGCAGACTACTATCTTTCCAGCGAACTACAACTACACCATACCATCCCCAGTGTAATGGCTTAGTGGAGAAGTTCAATGGAACGCTCAAGCAGATGCTCAAGAAAAT TTATGGTCACGAGGACTTGGACCAGGAGGTGAAAACTACATACCAGTACGTGTTCGATCTGAGGAACCGTCTGGAGGAGACATTGAAGTTGGCACAAGACAATCTGAAGGGGGCAGCCAAGAAACAGAAGCAGTATTTTGACAAGCGCACTAGAGTACGCCAGATGAGTGAGGGTGATGAGGCGTTGGTACTGTTACCCATTAACGCCAACAAGCTGCTGATGCAATGGCGAGGCCCTTACAAGGTTGTTAAGAAGATTAATGCCATGGACTATAGACTGATGATGGATGGGAAAGAGAGGACCTTCCACATAAACATGTTGAAGCAATATATTCCACGTGCACGAGATCAAGTTGCAGTTGTAGTGGAGGATGGAGAAGAGCAGTGCGCTGTGGTTTTAGAGAGTGTTGAGGCAGAACCCCCAGAGGTAGAGACTCAGCTACCAAGGTTAGAGGACCAAGTGGTGGACAAAGTGGGTGAAACCATGGAAGATGTCCACATCTGTGGTGATTTGAGGCCAGAACAGATTGAGGAGGTAAAGGAGATACTGTGTAGCTATCAAGATGTACTAACTGATTCACCAGGGAGGACTACAGTGTTGAGTCATGATGTCCGATTGACCACGTCAGATCCGGTGAGAGTTCGCCCCTACCCTATTCCATTTAGCATGGTTGAGGTTGTGAAGCATGAGATCGAGAATATGTTGGATATGGGAGTAATCGAGCCATGTGATTCACCTTACTCATCACCAGTCGTGATCGTGAAGAAGAAAGACGGGAGCAACAGGTTTTGCATCGACTTTCGTCGGATAAACCAGATCACAGTGTTCGACCCCGAGCCCATGGCTGATGTTGAGAGTATTTTTGCAAAACTGGCTGGTTGTAAATATATATCCAAGTTTGACCTCTCAAAAGGTTACTGGCAGGTCCCTCTTACGGAGCAAGCGAAAGAAGTGTCATCATTCTCAGTGCCATTCGGCCATTTTCGGTTCAAAGTCATGCCATTCGGAATGGTAAATGCCCCCGCGACATTCAATAGACTGATGAGGGTTGTGTTAAAGGGAGCGGAGAGTGCGGACAACTTCATGGATGACGTTATGTTAGGGACGATCCCTTGGTCTGAGCACCTAAGGGCAATCGTGGACTTCCTCACAAGACTACGAGATGCTGGCTTGACGGCAAGACCCTCAAAGATATATATTGGATACTCCAGCCTAGACTGTCTTGGACATGTAGTGGGTAATGATTCATTGGCACCCATGTTAGATAAACTGGAGGCTATTGAGCAGGCTCCAGTTCCAACCACGAAGAAACAGGTTCGGTCTTTCCTGGGCTTGTCTGGATTCTACCGGAAGTTCATACCTCATTACTCCGAATTGGCATCACCACTTACGGACTTGACAAAGAAGGGACAACCAAATAAAGTTGGATGGTCCGAAGTTCAGGAAACAGCCTTTCGCAAGTTGAAACGGGCGCTTTGTTCAAAGCCCATTCTGAGACTACCAGCATTGAATGAGATGTTTATTCTTCGGACAGACGCGTCTGACAAGGGACTTGGTGCTGTGCTGCTGCAAGTAGTGGATGGCGTGAAGTTACCCATTGCCTATGCCAGTAAAAAGTTACTGCCCAGAGAACAGAACTATGCAACTGTTGAGTTGGAGTGCTTAGCGGTGGTGTGGGGTGTTCACAAGTTCCACAGGTATCTATATGGAGTTGAGTTCATTTTGGAGACAGATCACCAACCTCTGACgtttctgaaaagaaacaaggcTAGTAACAGTAGACTCATGAGGTGGGCACTGTTGTTGCAGCCCTATCGGTTCAATGTGAGAGCCATTAGGGGGGTTGACAACGTAGGAGCTGATTACCTTAGTCGGACTTAG
- the LOC135502565 gene encoding uncharacterized protein LOC135502565: MNMNETFVLFDMVPRSTMEATGSQNVDIRSSQGNPKLGCTVTLVVTTDGRKGRAEVNFRGLAPDGDVIRQLQANAPDNVRVTGSPQGWARHQSLIEWLQALIVPFVAGATFLLLLDRYPAHRNQHFVMQSPQRMGQTVSFQDDVLRCCSPWT; encoded by the exons atgaacatgaatgagacgttcgtgttgtttgatatggtgccaagatcaacaatggaagcgactgggtctcagaatgttgacattagatcatcccaaggcaacccgaaacttggatgcacggtgactctagtagttacgacagacggacgaaaaggacgagccgaggtcaacttcagaggcttggcaccagatggtgacgtcattcggcagcttcaggcgaatgctccagacaatgtgcga gtaactggtagtccacagggttgggcccgacaccaatcgctaatcgagtggttgcaggccctgattgtgccatttgtagcaggggccacgttcctgttacttttagacaggtatccggcgcatcgaaatcaacatttcgtgatgcaatcaccgcagagaatgggacagacagtttcattccaggacgatgtacttcgctgctgcagcccttggacttaa